From the candidate division KSB1 bacterium genome, the window GCGCGAGGGGACGGTCACCGTGTTCGTGCCAGGCTCCACCGCCGGCGTGACCACCATTGAGTTTGAGCCGGGGCTGCTGCAGGACGTGCCAGAGGCCTTAGAGCGCGTGGCGCCCATGGGCTCGCGCTATCACCACGACGCTACCTGGCACGATGGCAACGGTTATGCGCATGTGCGCGCCGCGCTGGTGGGAGCCTCCCTCAGCGTGCCGTTCGTGGA encodes:
- a CDS encoding secondary thiamine-phosphate synthase enzyme YjbQ; this encodes MQVITDRIAVATHGRNHMVDLTGQVEQCLARSGLREGTVTVFVPGSTAGVTTIEFEPGLLQDVPEALERVAPMGSRYHHDATWHDGNGYAHVRAALVGASLSVPFVDGSLLLGTWQQIVLIDFDNRSRQREIVVQLMGK